The Fusobacterium polymorphum genome segment GAAGAACATCTATACTATCCCAACCTAAATTTTTCATTTCTTCTTTTGTAGTTGGTAAAAATTTCATATTTTATTACCTTTCTGCATTTAACTTTACAATTTCTACTATGACATCTGTTGCCTTTTCCATACTTTCAAGAGCAACAAATTCATATTTTCCATGGAAATTTTCTCCACCAGCAAAAATATTTGGCGTAGGCAATCCCATGAATGAAATCTTAGAACCATCTGTTCCACCACGAATAGCTTTTATAAGTGGCTTTATCCCTAAATTTTCCATAGCTTGCTTTGCTATATCCACAACATACATATGGTCTTTTATAATTTCTCCCATATTATAATATTCATCTTTTAATTCAAGTTTAACAACTTCTCTTCCATATTTTTTATTTACTTTTTCAACAAGTTCTTTTACAAATTCTTTTTTAGCTAAGAATTTTGCCTTGTCATGATCTCTTAAAATATATACAACTTCTCCATCCTCACAAGCTGTATGAGTTTCAACTAAATAATAGAAACCTTCATAACCTTCAGTTTTTTCAGGAACTTCATCTTTTGGAAACATTTCTATAATTTCACTGGCAATTAATCCTGCATTTATCATTTTACCTTTTGCAGTTCCTGGATGTACACTAACACCTTTTATTTTAAATGTAGCTTGTGCTGCATTAAAACTTTCATATTCTAATTCTCCAATAGGTCCTCCATCCATAGTATAAGCATAGTCTGCTGCAAATTCTTTTACATCAAAATAGTCTGCTCCTCTACCAATTTCTTCATCTGGACCAAAAGCCATTTTTATATCTCCATGTTTAATTTCAGGGTGTTCTTTTAAATATTTAACTGCTTCAATGATTTCAACTATTCCTGATTTATCATCTGCACCAAGTAGAGTTGTACCATCTGTTGTAATTAATGTCTTAGAAATGTAGTTTTTTAAATTTGGAAATTCTTCTACTTTTAAAACTATATTTTGTTCTTTATTTAAAATTATATCTTTTCCATCATAGTTATCTATGATTTGAGGATTAATTCCTTCTGCATTAAAATCTGCTGTATCCATGTGAGCTATAAAACCAACTGTTGGAACTTTTTTATCTATATTACTTGGTAAAGTTGCATTTACAAAACAAGCCTTATTTATAAAAACATTACTTAACCCTAATTCTTCTAATTCTTTCTTTAACATCTTAGCAAATTCCATTTGTGATGGTGTTGATGGAATTGTTTCACTTGTTTCATCTGAACGAGTATTAAACTTCACATATCTTAAGAATCTTTCTTTCAATGTAGAATATTTTTTTGAATCCATTTAACTTCACTCCCTTATATAAAATTTATTTCATCATATAATTATACTATATAATATTAATTCAATCAAAAAAATCTTACACTGTTTTTATAATATTAATCTTTCAAGTCTATATTGCTAAAAATAAAAATTTTATTGTATAATATGAAATTGAAAAATCTCAATAATAAAATTAATTAGGAGGATAAATTATGGAGTTTAAAAAATTTTTTAAAATGGGAGGATTTGTAGGTGTAGCTATTTTTTTGCTTATCTTAGCACTTACTAATTGCTATACAGTAGACACAGGTGAAGTTGCAATAATCTCAACTTTTGGAAAAATAACAAAAGTTGAAAATGAAGGTTTACATGTAAAAATTCCTTTTGTACAAGGAAAAACATTTATGGAAACGAGAGAAAAAACATATATTTTTGGAAGAACAGATGAAATGGATACAACTATGGAAGTTAGTACAAAAGATATGCAAAGTATAAAACTAGAATTTACTGTACAAGCCTCTATTACAGACCCAGAAAAATTATACAGAGCATTTAATAATAAACATGAACAAAGATTTATAAGACCAAGAGTTAAGGAAATTATACAAGCCACTATTGCAAAATATACTATTGAAGAATTTGTAAGTAAAAGAGCAGAAATATCAAGATTAATATTTGAAGATTTAAAAGATGATTTTTCACAATATGGTTTATCAGTAAGTAATGTTTCTATTGTTAATCATGATTTTAGTGATGAGTATGAAAGAGCAATAGAAAGTAAAAAAGTTGCTGAACAAGAAGTAGAAAAAGCAAAAGCTGAACAAGAAAAATTAAAAGTGGAAGCAGAAAATAAAGTAAAATTAGCAGAATATGCTTTACAAGAAAAAGAATTGCAGGCAAAAGCTAATGCTGTTGAAAGTAATTCATTAACACCACAACTTTTGAGAAAGATGGCTATTGAAAAATGGGATGGAAAACTTCCACAAGTTCAAGGAAATAATGCCAGTACATTGATAAATTTAGAGTAGTTAAAAATTAATAGACTGTTATAAAGTACAATCCATTTTAACAGTCTATTTCTTTATTATTGGATATCCAATATTTATATAACTTGATTTTATACAATAAATCTGTGAGCATAGTTCATTAAAATTAAATAATTCAATTTCTTCTTCATTTAAAATCTCTTTTAAATTTCTATTAGAAGTTAAAATTTTTCTTTCATTATAATTTTCTGCTTTTTTCAAATAGTTTAAATATTCTTGACCTCTTTCTGAAAAGCCTAAAATTTTAACAAAAGGAACTTTATTTTTTATTTTTTCTGTTATAGTTTTAGTTAAACCAAACAAAGAATGTAATAATATTCTTTGTAATCTTGATATAGTTATTCTTTTTGTTAAAACTTCATCAAAGAAATCTTCAAAACTTAAATTTTCTAAAGAATATTTGTATAATCTATTTTCTAAACCAACTTCTAAATCTTGAATATTTTTTAATTCTGAATAATTTTTTATTATATTATATTTTATTAAATCATAAAAATCACTTAGACATGAAAAAACTCCAAAATTTTCTTCTAAAATCTTATATGAAAACTCTGGGACTAGATTTTTAATTTTATTTAGTTTATCTTCTTTTTTCTCATTACAATCTAATAAAATTTTTCTAATATAAGTTGCACTTGAAAAATTATCTTTTTCATCATCATAATAGCCTGTTTTTTCCCTTTTTATAGAACAAGCTTCAATTTTAGGGTTAATAACTTTTATTGCCTTTAAATACTCCATAGCCAATATATCATTGGAACCTAATTTTTCATCAAATAAAGCTTTTGAAAATGCAGTTGGATAAGAAAAACCTTCTGCTAAAAATTCTCTTAAAGAAAGTTCAAACTCTTTTGTTAAAGAGATAGTTGCTATTCTTTTTAATTTATCTAAATCATTGCTTTCAGAACCAAAAACTATATGACTACAAGAAAGTTTATTTAAAAGATTTACTGAACCTTTTGCAAATATTTCTGCACTTTGAGTAGAATAAAAAGCAGGTAACTCTATCACAATATCAATTCCCTGTGATAGAGCTATCTTTATTTTTTCAAACTTATTTATAAGAGATGGTTCTCCTCTTTGAACAAAATCACCACTCATAACTGCGATTTTTATATTATCTTCAAAAAGTCTATCTATCTCTTGAATATGATGTAGATGTCCATTATGAAAGGGGTTATATTCAACTATTAAACCAATTACATTTTTAAACATCTACTCACTCCTAATTTATTTTTTTAAATCATTATAAGTTTTGATTGCACCTTTTATATATGCTTTTTGTAAAGTATAATCATTTGGATATTCTGCTTTTGCATTTTGTTCTATTTTATCCAAATCTACTTTTGGAATAGAAGATGAACTTAAAATAGAATTTATTTCTTCTTTACTTTTTGCATTTTCAGCTTGTGTCTTTTGTTGAATTGCATTTTGCTCTTCTCTTATTCTGTTAACTAACCCTTTATAGTCGTTAATTTCATCATTTACTCTTGCTAATTGTTTAGGATAGTTTCCACCATACATAGCTTCTAATCTTTTTATTATAGTTTGTTTATCAGTTTCAGGTATTCCAGATTTATCTAATCTTTCTACCATTTCTAAATATGAATCTTTATACCAATTATAATTCTCTCTTCTTTCAGAACCAGAATAAGTTGATACTGCTGAACGAATATTATTTTCAACATTATCTGGTAAGTCTTTTACTCCTGCAAATGAAGCTATTGATATCAATAAAGAAGATATTAAAATTATTTTTTTCATTTTTTAGTCCTCCATTTTAGAATAATTCAGGTGCAGATAACACTTTTAAGTCCTTATCTATTTCAAATACCATAGGTTTTCCTGTAACTAAGTTTAGATTTAAAATATCTTCATTTGAAATATTTAATAAGTATTTTATCAATGCTCTTAAACTATTTCCATGAGCAGCAACTATAACATTTTTTCCTTCTTGTAAACTTTTTGAAATATCTGAATGCCAATAAGGTAATACTCTTGCTATTGTATCTTTTAAGCTTTCTCCCAATGGAATATCAGAGTCTGCTAAATCTGCATATCTTCTATCTGATTTTGGGTAGTATTCACTATTTTTATCTATTGATGGAGGAGCTATATCAAAACTACGACGCCAAATATGTACTTGTTCATCTCCATACTTTTTTGCAGTTTCCGCTTTATTTAATCCTTGTAATGCCCCATAGTGTCTTTCATTTAATCTCCAAGATTTATATACTGGAATATATAATTCATCCATTTCTTCTAAAACAATATTTAAAGTTTTAATTGCTCTTTTTAAATATGAGGTATAAGCAACATCAAAAACTAAATTCATTTCTTTTAAAATTTTTCCTGCTGATTTTGCTTCTTCAATCCCTTTTGGGCTTAAATCAACATCTTTCCACCCTGTAAATCTATTTTCTAAATTCCATTCACTTTCTCCATGACGAATTAAAACTAATTTCATTTATTACCTCCATAAAAATTTTATTTCTTTCCAACTATTCTACTATATTTACCATCATATTTCAAATATTTTTATTTTTTCTATATAAAAATGGTATAATATTTTAAAAATGTTTAAAGAGGTTTTTATATGAATAAAATTTTAGAAACTTTATTAGAAGAAAAAAAAATAAAATTAAAGGGAAGTCTTTATCATTTAACACAAATTAATTTTTCATATAATTCGAATCATATTGAGGGAAGTCAACTAACAGAAGAACAAACTCAATATATCTATGAAACTAATTCTTTTATAAGTAATAAAGAAAAAGTTGTATCTATTGATGATATAAATGAAACAATCAATCATTTTAAATGTTTTGATTATATTTTAGAAAATGTAGGTATCTTAGATGAAAATTTAATAAAAACTTTACATAAAATTTTAAAAAATAATACTTCTGACTCTAAAAAAGAATGGTTTAAAGTAGGAGATTACAAATTAAAAGCAAATTTTATAGGAAATACAAAAACTACAAGTCCAAGTAATGTTTCAAAAGAAATTAAAAAATTACTTAATGAATATAATTCTAAAATTAAAATAACATTTGATGATATTGTAAATTTTCATTATAAGTTTGAAGCTATACATCCTTTTCAAGATGGAAATGGTAGAGTAGGCAGACTTATTATGTTTAAAGAATGTTTAAGAAATGATGTTGTCCCTTTTATTATAGATGAAGAACGTAAACTATTTTATTATAGAAGTTTAAAAAATTATAAGGAAGATAAGGCTTACTTAATTGAAACTTGTCTTTCTGCACAAGATAGATATATTAAATTATTAAATGATTTAGAAATTTTTAAATAAAACAAGGAGTGATAATCTATGGAAGAAAAAAATATAAAAGATTTAAAGGATATTATTATGAAACTTGATTCAGAAACACTTAATAATTTAATAAAAAATTCCACTTCAAAAGAGGATAGATTTTTTTATAATGAATTATACAATCTTTCTTTACAAATTAAACAACAAAAATTAATAAATGAGGAAAAATATTAATGGATAAATATTTTTATATTTTTGCTGGTGTAAATAGAGCTGGAAAATCTACACTTTATAAAACTAATTTTTTAAATTAAAGATATTAAAAATAGTATAAGAATTAATACAGATGAAATTGTTTATTCTTTTGGAGATTGGAAAAGTAACATAGATCAGATAAAAGCTGGAAAAATAGCTATTCAATTAAGAAATAAATGTTTTTTAGAAGAAAAATCTTTTAATGAAGAAACAACTTTGACAGGAAAAACTATTTTAAAAATAATTGATAAAGCGAAAGATTTAGGTTATAAAATACATCTTTATTATATAGGAATTGATAATCCTGAAATTGCAAAAGAAAGAGTTAAAAATAGAGTAACAAGAGGTGGACATGGGATTTCTCCTGATGTTATTAAAAAAAGATATTATGAATCACTTAAAAATTTAGAAAAAATTATCCATCAATGTGATTTTATTGAAATTTTTGACAATAGTAAAAAATTTATTAGAATTTTTTATTATGAAAATAAACAGATTTATGAGAATAATATTGAAAAAGCTAATTGGATAAATAAAAAACTTAAAAATTTATTAAATAATTTATAACAAGGAGTGATTTTATGCAACCAACAAAAGAATGGCTAGAAAAATGGAAAAAAGTAAAAGATAAATTACAACCTAGTAGTAATCTTGAAGATTATTTTACTTTAAAAGAAATTGCTGGGAAAGAATTAGATGTTATAGACATTGGTCCTTGTTCTATTCCTACTGGTGAATTTTTAGTTAGAGATCCTCTTGTTTATTTGATGTTTAGAACTCAAATGCCTTATTTTCAAAAAATTCCAGCAGGAGAATTTAGAACAGAACTTGCAGTTATAAAAGCTAGTGATGGAGATTGTGATAGATATGCAGCAGCTAGATTAAAATTTAATGACAATAAAATTGCTTACTATGAAGAGGCTATGATAGGACAAGAAGAATTAAATGATATAAAAAAGGGAGATTATTTTGGTTTTTCTGTTGATGCTGGGCTTGCTTGTTTCTGTGATAAAAAATTACATGATTTATTCTGTGACTTTGCTGAAAAATGGGTAGAAAAAAATCCTGATGGAAATGCTTATGATGATTATTTTGCAGATTTTTTCAAAAAAAGCTATGAAAATAATCCTAAATATCAAAGAGATGCTGGCGATTGGATAAATTGGACTATCCCTGGTACTGATTATCATTTACCTATGTTCCAATCTGGTTTTGGAGATGGAACTTATCCTACATATATAGCTTATGATAAAGACAACTATCCTTGTCAGCTTATAATTGAATTTATAGATATAGAATTAGCTTATGGGAAAAATAATAAATAAAGGAGTATTTTAATATGTAACCTACAAGAGAATGGTTAGAAAAATGGAAAAAGGTAAAAGATAAATTACAAGCTCCTAGAAACCTTGAAGATTATTTTAGTTTAAAGGAAATTGCAGGAGAAAAATTAGATGTTTTAAATATAGGAACTTGTTCTATTCCTAGTGGAAAACTTGTTGCTGGTGATAGCTTAGTTACCCTACCAGATGAAAATCTTATTCCTTATATTCAAGAAACTCCTATTGGAGAATTTCCAGTGGATATTTGTGTTTTAACAAACCATTATAGATATGCAGCTATAAGAATAAAATTTAATGATAATAAAGCTGTATATTTTGAAAATGGAATGAAAGGTAATGAAGATTTAGAAGGTGAAATAAAAGAAGGAGATTTTTACGGCTTTGGTGTTGATGCTAGTATGGCTAGTATAACTGATATAGAAGTTCAAAAAGCTTATCATAAATTTGAAAAAAAATTTTCTGAATTAAATGAAGATGGAGATTTGTATAATGATTATTTCTGGGATTTATTAGAAGAAAATGCTAAAAAATTTCCTAAGTACCAAGCTGAGTATGGAGATTGGTTAAATTGGAATATTCCAGATACAGAGTACACTATGCCTATTTGTGCTTCTGGTTGGGGTGATAGATATTATCCTGTTTATTTTGGTTATGATGAAAATAATAGTGTCTGTCAAGTGGTTGTTCATTTCATTGATATAGATTTAGAATTTTCAGAAGAAAAATAACATGTTAAAAAAAATCAAAATTTTATACATGTTCTAATAATATGTTAAAATTTTTAAAAAAATTATACATATATAATTAAAAAGGAATTGAGGAAAATGTATAAATTACCAATAGAAAATTTAGATTTGAATAAAAGAGATATATTTGAACAGCTTGTAAAAGCAACAGAAAGTTTAGGTATTTTAAAAGGAACTTTAAATAAGTTGCCAAATCCTAATATCATATTAAATGTCATTACATTAAAGGAAGCAAAAGAGTCTTCTGAGATTGAAAATATTATCACAACTTATGATGAACTTTATAAGGAAATGATTTTAAAAGATAAATCTAATCTTAATGCGAAAGAAGTTTTAAATTATAAAAGTGCAATTAATCTTGGAAATCATTTAGTTCAAGAAAAAAATATGATAACAACTAATATGATAAATGAAATACATCATTTAATTGAACCAAATAAAGGGGATATTAGGAAACAAGGTGGAACAGTGATAATGAATACTAGAACTGGTGAAATCTTACATATTCCTCCTCAAAATTATGAAGAAATTATGGAATATTTAAAAAATTTAGAAGATTTTATAAATTTAGAAGATAAAATAAACCCATTAATTAAAATGGCATTGATTCATTTACAATTTGAAATGATACATCCATATTATGATGGTAATGGTAGAACTGGAAGAGTTTTAAATTTGATGTATCTAAAATTAAGTGATAAATTAGATACACCTATTCTATATTTAAGTAAATATATTATTGAAAATAGAAGTGAATATTACAACTTACTAAATAAAGCTGGAAAGTCTAAAAAAGATATTTTAGAATTTATTATTTATATGTTAAAAGCAATAGAAAAAACTTCAAAATATACTTTAACATTAATTGATAATATAATAGATGCAATGAATAATACTAAAAAAATATTAAAAGATAAACTTCCAAAAATTTATTCAAAAGACCTTTTAGAATTATTATTTTTTGAATTTTATACTAAAAATGAATATATTAGAACTAAACTTAATATTTCCAGGCAAACAGCTACTTCCTATTTAAAGCAATTAGAAGAAGTTGGAATTCTTTCTTCTGAAAAAATTGGAAAAGAAATTATATATAAAAATATTAGCTTGTTTAAAATTGCTGAAAATTAGTAAAAAATAACTTAACTAAATTAGTTTACAAAATCTATTTTTTATGATATTATTTAGTAAATTAGTAAGTAATTAAGGAGAACATATGTTTTTACAGAGAACTGAACTATTAATTGGTTCTGATAACATAGAAAAATTAAAAAATTCTAATGTTATTGTTTTTGGTCTTGGTGGAGTTGGTGGTGCAACTGTTGAAGCACTTGTCAGAGCAGGTATTGGAAATCTATCCATTGTTGATTTTGATACTGTTGATAAAACTAATCTAAATAGACAGATTATTACAACTCAATCTGTTGTAGGTAAACCAAAGGTTGAGGTAGCAAAAGATAGAGTTTTATCAATCAATCCTGATATAAATTTAACTATATATCCTGAGAAATTTTTAAAAGAAAATACTGACTTATTTTTTAAGGATAAAAAATATGATTATATAGTTGATGCCATTGATTTAGTTACATCAAAATTAGATTTAATTGAATTTGCCACTAATTCAAAAATTCCAATAATTTCTTGTATGGGAACTGGAAATAAGATAAATCCTGCACAATTTAAGGTAGCAGATATTAAAAAGACTTCTGTTTGTCCCTTAGCAAAAATTATTAGAAAAGAATTAAAAAAAAGAAGAATTAACAAATTAAAAGTTGTTTATTCTGATGAAACACCAAGAAAACCACTTAATTTAGATGGTGGGCGTGAAAAAAATAAAAATGTTGGAAGTATTTCATTTGTACCACCTGTTGCGGGTATGTTACTAGCAAGTGAAGTAATAAAAGATATATGTAAACTATGATGGAGGAATTTTTATGAAAACTATTGGTATTTTTTATGCAACTCTTACAAAAACAACAGTAGGAATTGTTGATGAAATTGAATTCTTTTTAAAGAAAGATGATTTTAAAACTTTTAATGTAAAAAGTGGGGTTAAAGAAATAGAAAATTTTGAAAATCTTATTTTTGTTACACCTACTTATCAAGTTGGAGAAGCTCATGCAGCTTGGATGAATAATTTAAAAAAATTGGAAGAAATTGATTTTACTGGTAAAGTAGTTGGACTTGTTGGACTTGGAAATCAATTTGCATTTGGAGAATCTTTCTGTGGTGGAATAAGACATCTATATGATGTTATAGTAAAAAAAGGTGGTAAAGTAGTTGGATTTACAAGTACTGATGGTTATCACTATGAAGAAACAAGTATTATAGAGGATGGTAAATTTATAGGACTTGCTCTTGATGAAGAAAATCAACCTAGCCTAACTCCAAAAAGAATTGGAGACTGGATAGCAGAAATAAAAAAAGAATTTAAATAAAATTTAGTTTATAATTCTTAAAGAAGTTATTGAAAAATAGCTTCTTTTTTTATAAAATAATATTATGATATAGTAGGAGATGATGTTAGTGTTTTGGAAAGTATTAGGAGCTATTTCTTTATTTAACTTATTAAAACCTAATCAAAATGATAGTAATTTAAATTATGAAATTGAAGAGTTAAAAGAAAAAGTTAATTATCTTGAAAGAGATAAGAAAAGGTCTGAATTAAAAAAAGAAATAAAAAATTTGAAATATAATATATCTAAGATTGATAGAGAAATAGATAATTGGGATTGTGGGGTTGAA includes the following:
- the pepT gene encoding peptidase T is translated as MDSKKYSTLKERFLRYVKFNTRSDETSETIPSTPSQMEFAKMLKKELEELGLSNVFINKACFVNATLPSNIDKKVPTVGFIAHMDTADFNAEGINPQIIDNYDGKDIILNKEQNIVLKVEEFPNLKNYISKTLITTDGTTLLGADDKSGIVEIIEAVKYLKEHPEIKHGDIKMAFGPDEEIGRGADYFDVKEFAADYAYTMDGGPIGELEYESFNAAQATFKIKGVSVHPGTAKGKMINAGLIASEIIEMFPKDEVPEKTEGYEGFYYLVETHTACEDGEVVYILRDHDKAKFLAKKEFVKELVEKVNKKYGREVVKLELKDEYYNMGEIIKDHMYVVDIAKQAMENLGIKPLIKAIRGGTDGSKISFMGLPTPNIFAGGENFHGKYEFVALESMEKATDVIVEIVKLNAER
- a CDS encoding prohibitin family protein, which produces MEFKKFFKMGGFVGVAIFLLILALTNCYTVDTGEVAIISTFGKITKVENEGLHVKIPFVQGKTFMETREKTYIFGRTDEMDTTMEVSTKDMQSIKLEFTVQASITDPEKLYRAFNNKHEQRFIRPRVKEIIQATIAKYTIEEFVSKRAEISRLIFEDLKDDFSQYGLSVSNVSIVNHDFSDEYERAIESKKVAEQEVEKAKAEQEKLKVEAENKVKLAEYALQEKELQAKANAVESNSLTPQLLRKMAIEKWDGKLPQVQGNNASTLINLE
- a CDS encoding tRNA(Met) cytidine acetate ligase, whose translation is MFKNVIGLIVEYNPFHNGHLHHIQEIDRLFEDNIKIAVMSGDFVQRGEPSLINKFEKIKIALSQGIDIVIELPAFYSTQSAEIFAKGSVNLLNKLSCSHIVFGSESNDLDKLKRIATISLTKEFELSLREFLAEGFSYPTAFSKALFDEKLGSNDILAMEYLKAIKVINPKIEACSIKREKTGYYDDEKDNFSSATYIRKILLDCNEKKEDKLNKIKNLVPEFSYKILEENFGVFSCLSDFYDLIKYNIIKNYSELKNIQDLEVGLENRLYKYSLENLSFEDFFDEVLTKRITISRLQRILLHSLFGLTKTITEKIKNKVPFVKILGFSERGQEYLNYLKKAENYNERKILTSNRNLKEILNEEEIELFNFNELCSQIYCIKSSYINIGYPIIKK
- the gpmA gene encoding 2,3-diphosphoglycerate-dependent phosphoglycerate mutase, with the protein product MKLVLIRHGESEWNLENRFTGWKDVDLSPKGIEEAKSAGKILKEMNLVFDVAYTSYLKRAIKTLNIVLEEMDELYIPVYKSWRLNERHYGALQGLNKAETAKKYGDEQVHIWRRSFDIAPPSIDKNSEYYPKSDRRYADLADSDIPLGESLKDTIARVLPYWHSDISKSLQEGKNVIVAAHGNSLRALIKYLLNISNEDILNLNLVTGKPMVFEIDKDLKVLSAPELF
- a CDS encoding Fic family protein yields the protein MNKILETLLEEKKIKLKGSLYHLTQINFSYNSNHIEGSQLTEEQTQYIYETNSFISNKEKVVSIDDINETINHFKCFDYILENVGILDENLIKTLHKILKNNTSDSKKEWFKVGDYKLKANFIGNTKTTSPSNVSKEIKKLLNEYNSKIKITFDDIVNFHYKFEAIHPFQDGNGRVGRLIMFKECLRNDVVPFIIDEERKLFYYRSLKNYKEDKAYLIETCLSAQDRYIKLLNDLEIFK
- a CDS encoding DUF4241 domain-containing protein; amino-acid sequence: MQPTKEWLEKWKKVKDKLQPSSNLEDYFTLKEIAGKELDVIDIGPCSIPTGEFLVRDPLVYLMFRTQMPYFQKIPAGEFRTELAVIKASDGDCDRYAAARLKFNDNKIAYYEEAMIGQEELNDIKKGDYFGFSVDAGLACFCDKKLHDLFCDFAEKWVEKNPDGNAYDDYFADFFKKSYENNPKYQRDAGDWINWTIPGTDYHLPMFQSGFGDGTYPTYIAYDKDNYPCQLIIEFIDIELAYGKNNK
- a CDS encoding Fic family protein; the protein is MYKLPIENLDLNKRDIFEQLVKATESLGILKGTLNKLPNPNIILNVITLKEAKESSEIENIITTYDELYKEMILKDKSNLNAKEVLNYKSAINLGNHLVQEKNMITTNMINEIHHLIEPNKGDIRKQGGTVIMNTRTGEILHIPPQNYEEIMEYLKNLEDFINLEDKINPLIKMALIHLQFEMIHPYYDGNGRTGRVLNLMYLKLSDKLDTPILYLSKYIIENRSEYYNLLNKAGKSKKDILEFIIYMLKAIEKTSKYTLTLIDNIIDAMNNTKKILKDKLPKIYSKDLLELLFFEFYTKNEYIRTKLNISRQTATSYLKQLEEVGILSSEKIGKEIIYKNISLFKIAEN
- a CDS encoding tRNA threonylcarbamoyladenosine dehydratase yields the protein MFLQRTELLIGSDNIEKLKNSNVIVFGLGGVGGATVEALVRAGIGNLSIVDFDTVDKTNLNRQIITTQSVVGKPKVEVAKDRVLSINPDINLTIYPEKFLKENTDLFFKDKKYDYIVDAIDLVTSKLDLIEFATNSKIPIISCMGTGNKINPAQFKVADIKKTSVCPLAKIIRKELKKRRINKLKVVYSDETPRKPLNLDGGREKNKNVGSISFVPPVAGMLLASEVIKDICKL
- a CDS encoding flavodoxin, yielding MKTIGIFYATLTKTTVGIVDEIEFFLKKDDFKTFNVKSGVKEIENFENLIFVTPTYQVGEAHAAWMNNLKKLEEIDFTGKVVGLVGLGNQFAFGESFCGGIRHLYDVIVKKGGKVVGFTSTDGYHYEETSIIEDGKFIGLALDEENQPSLTPKRIGDWIAEIKKEFK
- a CDS encoding cell surface protein, which produces MLVFWKVLGAISLFNLLKPNQNDSNLNYEIEELKEKVNYLERDKKRSELKKEIKNLKYNISKIDREIDNWDCGVEAPYFQNLCEEVAQLELKLFKLEHKLEHLDSYY